A genomic segment from Candidatus Methylomirabilis limnetica encodes:
- the prfB gene encoding peptide chain release factor 2 (programmed frameshift) has protein sequence MIIPEFARTLDELKEKLHTLWIYLDVEAKQLRLIAIEELLHSQEFWADASSARETMKEQRALKDVVDQPEAIGRELEDLTILLGLLREEEDPQALKELEGSLKSLESQIAALEITTVMIGEYDQGNAIITVNPGAGGTESQDWAQMLLRMYLRWAEAGRYKTEVIDLLPAEEAGIKSATVTVTGKYAYGRLKAEIGVHRLVRISPFDANHRRHTSFASIFVYPEIDDTIDVSIDEKDLRVDTYRSSGAGGQHVNVTDSAVRLTHLPTGIVVSCQNERSQHKNKAMAMKVLRSRLYDYYRREQEKEMAKLEGEKKDIAWGSQIRSYVLAPYQLVKDHRTGLETGNVEKVLDGEIEPFIDAFLLKGRSASEAAK, from the exons ATGATCATCCCGGAGTTCGCGCGCACACTCGATGAATTAAAGGAGAAGCTCCATACCCTATGGATCTACCTT GACGTAGAGGCAAAGCAGTTACGTCTAATCGCGATTGAAGAGCTGCTCCATTCACAGGAATTCTGGGCCGACGCCTCCAGTGCTCGGGAAACCATGAAGGAACAACGCGCGCTGAAGGATGTGGTTGACCAACCGGAGGCCATCGGGCGCGAGCTAGAGGATCTGACGATCTTGCTCGGGCTGCTGCGGGAGGAAGAAGACCCACAGGCTCTGAAAGAGTTGGAGGGTTCGCTTAAGAGCCTGGAGAGCCAGATCGCCGCGCTCGAGATAACGACGGTCATGATTGGAGAATACGACCAGGGCAACGCGATCATTACCGTCAATCCAGGCGCCGGCGGTACCGAGTCGCAGGATTGGGCACAGATGCTGCTGCGGATGTACCTGCGTTGGGCGGAAGCCGGTCGCTATAAGACTGAGGTTATCGACCTGCTCCCTGCGGAGGAGGCAGGGATCAAGAGTGCCACGGTGACGGTGACGGGCAAGTATGCCTATGGCCGCCTGAAAGCCGAGATTGGGGTCCACCGTCTCGTTCGCATCTCTCCGTTCGATGCCAACCACCGCCGTCACACCTCCTTTGCTTCGATCTTCGTCTACCCTGAGATCGATGACACCATTGATGTATCTATCGACGAGAAGGATCTGCGCGTTGACACCTACCGCTCCAGCGGGGCAGGCGGGCAGCATGTGAACGTCACTGACTCGGCGGTGCGGCTCACCCATCTGCCGACGGGTATCGTTGTCTCCTGTCAGAATGAACGCTCGCAGCATAAGAATAAGGCCATGGCCATGAAGGTCCTGCGCTCCAGACTGTACGACTACTATCGTCGAGAGCAAGAGAAGGAAATGGCCAAGCTCGAAGGCGAAAAGAAGGACATTGCGTGGGGCAGCCAGATTCGTTCGTACGTGCTCGCGCCCTACCAGCTCGTTAAGGATCACCGGACCGGCCTGGAGACGGGTAATGTCGAGAAAGTTCTCGACGGAGAGATCGAGCCATTCATCGATGCCTTTTTGCTGAAAGGGCGAAGCGCGTCTGAGGCTGCGAAATGA
- a CDS encoding nitrilase-related carbon-nitrogen hydrolase, which produces MDNSMLTIAGIQMGCVADPRANLERALELGRVAVERGAKVICFAECFAWPWFPSQVDQSQFAVAEPVPGPLSETIAAFARDHQVVVIAPIFERGDDAAYYNTALVFDADGILLGRYRKNHIPQIQNYQERFYFQPGNQGFPVFHTRYATIGIQISWDMFFPEGSRLLALQGADVIYAPMSASVVASSAKWERAIVGSAVYNGVFVFRVNRIEGEDGLPFYGRSFCVDPNGDFVVEPSGASEGVILAEVDLGWVKTIRDIWPFLQDRRPEIYAGLT; this is translated from the coding sequence ATGGACAACAGTATGCTGACGATTGCAGGGATCCAGATGGGGTGTGTGGCTGACCCTCGGGCCAATCTGGAGAGAGCGCTGGAGCTCGGCCGGGTTGCGGTTGAACGGGGGGCGAAGGTTATCTGCTTTGCGGAGTGTTTTGCCTGGCCCTGGTTTCCCAGTCAGGTCGATCAGTCGCAGTTTGCCGTCGCCGAGCCGGTTCCTGGGCCGCTCAGTGAGACGATTGCCGCATTTGCACGGGATCACCAAGTCGTTGTGATCGCGCCGATCTTCGAGCGTGGGGACGATGCCGCCTATTACAATACGGCCCTGGTGTTTGACGCTGATGGGATCCTGCTGGGTCGCTACCGAAAAAATCATATCCCGCAGATCCAGAACTATCAGGAACGGTTCTATTTCCAGCCCGGGAATCAGGGATTCCCCGTGTTCCATACCCGATACGCCACGATCGGCATCCAAATCTCGTGGGATATGTTCTTCCCGGAAGGGTCGCGCCTGCTCGCCCTTCAGGGGGCCGACGTGATCTATGCGCCGATGTCCGCTTCGGTGGTCGCATCTTCCGCCAAGTGGGAGCGGGCGATTGTCGGGAGCGCGGTCTACAACGGAGTTTTTGTATTTCGGGTCAATCGCATCGAGGGCGAGGACGGGCTGCCCTTTTACGGCAGGAGCTTTTGTGTTGATCCGAACGGCGACTTCGTGGTGGAACCAAGCGGTGCCAGCGAAGGCGTGATCCTGGCCGAGGTCGACCTGGGATGGGTTAAGACGATCAGGGACATCTGGCCCTTCCTCCAAGACCGTCGCCCCGAGATCTACGCCGGGTTGACCTAG
- the lnt gene encoding apolipoprotein N-acyltransferase, translating to MTSILLAALSAGLLILAFPSPDLGWLAFVALIPLLLAIRGMAPVRAFYLGTLAGWLFYLISVSWVTHSMSVYGGVPVALSALALVLLAAYLSLYIGLFAMGTSWMASAPWPLNLLVPSALWVGLEYLRTYALTGFPWILLGYTQYRHISLLPIASVAGVYGLSFLVVLINIALAQWVGGAPARFRSIVFAGALTLALLAAPRLLSPPATSAGSEQAIRVALVQGNIDQGSKWDTAMQAATIERYRSLSLEAAKYAPALIVWPETAVPFFLRHEPALQGRVLDIAAETGSYLLVGSPDAEPPAAANGGTRYHNSAFLISPKRELLSRYDKIHMVPFGEYVPLGSILSFVHKLAYGIGDFEGGRTYTIFDTPGGRFGATICYEAIFPDQVRRHVKEGAEFLVNITNDAWFGRSAAPAQHLAMAALRAAENRRYLIRAANTGISAIVDPSGRILQASDIFVPTVITDQIRVERTQTFYTRHGDLFAWVCVIFIVVVSMATWARSAVRIASVSAAASHRRTQ from the coding sequence ATGACGTCGATCTTGCTGGCTGCGCTTTCAGCAGGGCTCCTCATCCTCGCGTTTCCGTCACCAGACCTGGGATGGCTGGCGTTCGTGGCCCTTATCCCATTACTGTTGGCCATTCGCGGCATGGCTCCGGTTCGAGCCTTCTATCTCGGGACTCTTGCGGGATGGCTCTTTTACCTCATCAGCGTCTCATGGGTGACGCATTCGATGTCGGTATACGGCGGCGTGCCTGTCGCTCTTAGCGCGCTTGCGCTTGTCCTCCTGGCAGCATACCTCTCGCTCTACATTGGATTATTCGCTATGGGTACCTCGTGGATGGCGAGTGCGCCGTGGCCTCTCAACCTTCTTGTCCCATCGGCCTTGTGGGTCGGTTTGGAGTATCTACGAACCTATGCACTGACGGGATTTCCCTGGATCCTCCTGGGGTACACGCAATACCGGCATATCTCGCTTTTACCAATTGCGTCCGTCGCTGGGGTGTACGGTCTTTCGTTTCTGGTGGTGCTCATCAACATCGCACTGGCGCAGTGGGTTGGAGGCGCGCCCGCCCGTTTTCGGAGCATCGTCTTCGCCGGGGCTCTTACCCTGGCCCTCCTCGCCGCTCCGAGACTGCTGTCGCCGCCGGCTACGTCTGCTGGATCGGAACAGGCGATTCGGGTCGCTCTAGTGCAAGGCAACATCGACCAGGGGTCGAAGTGGGATACGGCGATGCAGGCAGCCACCATCGAGCGATATCGCAGTCTCAGCCTGGAGGCGGCAAAGTACGCCCCGGCCCTCATCGTGTGGCCTGAAACCGCCGTTCCTTTCTTCCTTCGGCATGAACCTGCGTTGCAAGGTCGCGTCTTGGACATCGCTGCTGAAACCGGTAGCTATCTGCTGGTGGGCAGTCCGGATGCCGAGCCACCCGCAGCCGCCAATGGCGGTACCCGCTACCATAATAGCGCATTCCTGATCTCTCCCAAGCGGGAACTCCTCAGCAGGTACGACAAAATTCACATGGTTCCCTTTGGAGAGTACGTTCCCCTCGGTTCGATCCTATCTTTCGTCCATAAGCTGGCGTACGGAATAGGCGACTTCGAAGGGGGCCGGACCTACACCATCTTTGATACTCCGGGCGGCCGCTTCGGAGCCACCATCTGTTATGAGGCGATCTTTCCGGATCAGGTTCGACGCCACGTGAAAGAAGGGGCAGAGTTCCTGGTCAATATCACAAACGATGCGTGGTTTGGCCGGTCGGCTGCCCCGGCCCAGCATCTGGCAATGGCTGCCCTTCGGGCCGCCGAGAACCGTCGCTATCTGATCCGAGCGGCCAATACCGGCATTTCCGCTATTGTGGATCCGAGTGGTCGGATTCTCCAGGCCTCCGATATCTTTGTACCCACCGTGATTACAGATCAGATTCGCGTAGAGCGAACGCAAACCTTTTACACTCGTCACGGTGATCTCTTCGCGTGGGTCTGTGTCATCTTCATCGTCGTAGTGTCCATGGCAACGTGGGCCCGGAGTGCCGTTCGAATCGCTTCGGTGTCTGCCGCCGCTTCACACAGGAGAACGCAATGA
- the secA gene encoding preprotein translocase subunit SecA — translation MFMKLVSRIVGTKNERELKRIQPMVAAINELEPKLKALSDDDLRGKTTEFRERIVQGATVNDLLVEAFAVVREAGRRVLNMRHFDVQMLGGIVLHEGKIAEMATGEGKTLAATLPVYLNALEGKGVHVVTVNDYLAKRDSQWMGGIYRFLGLSVGLIQHDLADTPRKLSYDADVTYGTNNEYGFDYLRDNMKFSAADFVQRDLHYAIVDEVDSILIDEARTPLIISGPAEESTEKYYQIDQIIPRLKRGATIVGGKMYEAEAQVSGDYMVDEKAKSVALTDSGMAKVEGLLGVKNLYDPAHIEFVHHVQQALKAHVLFKLDVDYVVKDGEVIIVDEFTGRLMPGRRWSDGLHQAVEAKERVKIERENQTLATITFQNYFRMYKKLAGMTGTADTEAAEFAQIYNLDVMVMPTNQPMVRTNYPDVIYKSVREKYDAVVEEIAELHKTGRPILVGTTSIEKNEKLSALLKRKGIPHQVLNAKQHEREAEIVAQAGRFKAVTIATNMAGRGTDILLGGSPKFLAAELLGRGEAPEDGVDPHELANTIEEVRQMQHYGLLDLSVNAEEYAAALAVVRKQTEAEHRQVVDQDGMHIIGTERHEARRIDNQLRGRAGRQGDPGSSRFYLSLEDDLLRLFGSDRISTIMEKLGIEEGEPIEHSMVTRAIETAQKRVEAHNFEIRKHLIEYDDVMNKQRQIIYAERRKILDGESLQDTLAEMRGEVIDEMLSLYVNAESYPEEWDLAGLTEAVKRQFDLEISWPAEEVGSLTVALLRDSIEDRALKFHEEREARLGTEVIRYLERMVMLQVVDSQWKDHLLAMDHLKEGIGLRGYGQKDPLIEYKREGFAMFEAMVERLKQQTIEYLYRVQVAPDEALAFAEARDAPPGGGGDSDHVLRPPSAPQPRAAERSLRPLSATAPIKVVGKKIGRNDDCPCGSGRKYKKCCGA, via the coding sequence ATGTTCATGAAGTTGGTGTCCAGGATTGTTGGAACAAAAAATGAGCGGGAGCTCAAGCGAATCCAGCCGATGGTGGCGGCGATCAATGAGCTGGAGCCAAAACTGAAGGCGCTCTCCGATGACGACCTTCGCGGCAAGACGACCGAGTTCAGGGAGCGGATTGTACAGGGGGCAACCGTCAACGATCTCCTCGTTGAGGCCTTTGCGGTCGTGCGGGAGGCAGGGCGCCGCGTACTCAATATGCGCCACTTCGATGTCCAGATGCTTGGTGGCATCGTCCTGCACGAGGGCAAGATCGCCGAGATGGCGACCGGCGAAGGCAAAACCCTGGCGGCCACGCTCCCTGTCTACCTGAATGCCCTGGAGGGAAAGGGTGTCCACGTGGTGACCGTGAACGACTATCTTGCCAAGCGAGATAGCCAGTGGATGGGCGGGATCTACCGGTTCCTGGGACTCTCCGTGGGCCTGATCCAGCACGACCTGGCCGACACGCCTCGAAAACTGTCCTATGACGCCGATGTCACCTACGGGACCAACAACGAATACGGTTTTGATTACCTGCGCGATAATATGAAGTTTTCCGCCGCGGACTTCGTGCAGCGTGATCTGCACTATGCCATAGTGGATGAGGTAGACTCAATCCTGATCGATGAGGCCCGAACCCCGCTCATCATCTCCGGGCCGGCGGAGGAATCGACCGAGAAGTACTACCAGATCGATCAGATCATCCCGCGGCTGAAGCGGGGGGCCACCATTGTGGGCGGCAAGATGTACGAGGCGGAGGCTCAAGTGTCCGGGGATTATATGGTTGACGAAAAGGCGAAGTCGGTCGCCCTGACCGATAGTGGCATGGCCAAGGTGGAGGGCCTCCTGGGGGTGAAGAACCTCTACGATCCAGCCCACATAGAGTTCGTCCATCACGTCCAGCAGGCGCTGAAGGCCCATGTCCTCTTCAAGCTGGACGTAGACTATGTGGTTAAGGATGGTGAGGTGATAATCGTCGATGAGTTCACCGGCCGTCTGATGCCCGGGAGGCGGTGGAGCGATGGGCTCCATCAGGCGGTAGAGGCCAAAGAGCGGGTCAAGATCGAACGGGAGAACCAGACCCTGGCCACTATTACCTTCCAGAACTACTTCCGGATGTACAAAAAGCTTGCGGGGATGACCGGGACGGCCGATACGGAGGCTGCGGAATTCGCCCAGATCTACAATCTGGACGTGATGGTGATGCCGACGAACCAGCCGATGGTCAGGACCAACTACCCGGATGTCATTTATAAGAGCGTACGAGAAAAGTACGACGCTGTCGTGGAAGAGATCGCAGAGCTACACAAGACCGGACGGCCGATCCTGGTCGGGACCACCTCGATCGAAAAGAACGAAAAGCTCTCGGCTCTTCTGAAACGAAAGGGAATACCTCATCAGGTGCTGAACGCCAAGCAGCACGAGCGGGAGGCCGAGATCGTGGCTCAGGCCGGCCGCTTTAAGGCGGTTACCATCGCCACCAATATGGCCGGCCGCGGGACCGATATCCTCCTGGGTGGTAGTCCGAAGTTCCTGGCGGCGGAGCTGCTCGGACGGGGTGAGGCGCCGGAGGATGGGGTCGATCCTCATGAGCTGGCCAATACGATCGAGGAGGTCCGTCAGATGCAGCACTATGGCCTGCTGGATCTGTCGGTGAACGCCGAGGAGTATGCCGCGGCGCTGGCCGTAGTTCGCAAGCAGACCGAGGCCGAACACCGACAGGTGGTCGACCAGGACGGCATGCACATCATCGGGACCGAGCGCCATGAGGCCCGACGCATCGATAATCAGCTTCGGGGGCGCGCCGGTCGTCAGGGCGACCCTGGCTCATCCCGCTTCTACCTCTCGCTGGAAGACGATCTTCTTCGCCTGTTCGGATCCGACCGTATCAGCACCATCATGGAGAAGCTGGGGATTGAGGAGGGGGAGCCGATTGAGCACAGCATGGTCACCCGCGCGATCGAGACGGCTCAAAAGCGAGTAGAGGCCCATAACTTCGAGATTCGCAAGCACCTCATCGAATACGATGACGTGATGAATAAGCAGCGGCAGATCATCTACGCTGAGCGCCGCAAGATCCTTGATGGCGAGAGCCTACAGGACACCCTGGCTGAGATGCGGGGCGAGGTGATCGACGAGATGCTCTCGCTCTACGTCAACGCAGAGAGCTATCCCGAGGAGTGGGATCTGGCGGGCCTCACCGAGGCGGTGAAAAGACAGTTCGATCTGGAGATCTCGTGGCCTGCAGAGGAAGTGGGGTCGCTCACTGTGGCGTTGCTACGCGATAGTATTGAGGATCGAGCGCTCAAGTTCCACGAGGAGCGGGAGGCGAGACTCGGCACGGAGGTGATACGATACCTGGAGCGGATGGTCATGTTGCAGGTAGTGGACTCGCAGTGGAAAGACCACCTCCTGGCCATGGATCACCTGAAAGAAGGGATCGGCCTTCGAGGGTACGGTCAAAAAGATCCGCTCATCGAGTACAAACGCGAAGGCTTCGCGATGTTCGAGGCGATGGTCGAGCGGCTTAAGCAGCAGACGATCGAGTATCTCTACAGGGTCCAAGTGGCGCCCGACGAGGCCCTCGCGTTTGCGGAGGCACGGGACGCGCCACCTGGCGGGGGCGGGGATAGCGACCATGTCCTTCGTCCTCCATCCGCTCCGCAACCGAGGGCTGCGGAGCGCTCCCTCCGGCCGCTATCCGCGACCGCTCCCATCAAAGTGGTTGGAAAGAAGATTGGGCGGAACGACGACTGTCCCTGCGGCAGCGGCCGAAAATATAAGAAGTGCTGCGGCGCTTGA
- a CDS encoding thiolase domain-containing protein — translation MMRGVSVIGVGCTPFGKQTGVGITDLALQACREALHDAQVPTSLVQSFYLGNFASEALVHQGSLAPIVAYRLGLGPIPCTRVEGACASSGIAFRHGVLLIASGLCDIVLAAGVEKMTSAETGAVTEALASAGDAESEMRLGLTFPGTFGIIMRRHMHQYGTTREQVGMVSVKNRQNGSANPKAHFQKPVALEEVMGSRLICDPLRLYDCTPISDGAAAAVLCAADLASEFTQRPIDVIGSGHAIGPATLFEMADLTTFEASVAAAQQAYREAGIAPRDIDVAEVHDCFTIAEITAIEDLGFVEKGKGGPAVADGLTALDGKLPINPSGGLLSKGHPVGATGLAQIYEIVGQLRGEAINQVKGAQIGLAHNLGGTGAVSTVHILKRR, via the coding sequence ATGATGCGTGGGGTGTCGGTCATTGGCGTCGGATGTACGCCGTTCGGGAAACAGACCGGCGTCGGCATCACTGACCTGGCGCTGCAAGCATGCCGGGAAGCCCTTCACGATGCACAGGTCCCCACGAGCCTGGTGCAGTCATTCTACCTCGGCAACTTCGCCTCAGAGGCTCTGGTCCATCAAGGGTCGCTGGCCCCGATCGTCGCGTATCGGCTCGGCCTCGGGCCGATTCCCTGTACGAGGGTGGAAGGGGCGTGCGCCTCATCAGGTATCGCCTTCCGTCATGGGGTGCTGCTGATCGCATCGGGGCTGTGCGATATCGTGCTCGCCGCCGGTGTCGAAAAGATGACCTCGGCGGAGACAGGGGCGGTGACGGAGGCGCTGGCCTCAGCCGGCGACGCAGAGAGCGAGATGCGACTGGGTCTCACCTTCCCGGGGACCTTCGGGATCATCATGCGGCGGCATATGCACCAGTACGGGACGACGCGCGAGCAGGTGGGGATGGTCTCGGTCAAGAACCGGCAGAATGGCAGCGCCAATCCAAAAGCCCACTTTCAGAAGCCAGTAGCCTTGGAGGAGGTCATGGGCTCAAGGCTAATTTGCGATCCGCTTCGACTGTATGATTGCACGCCGATCAGCGATGGCGCTGCGGCTGCCGTCCTATGTGCGGCCGATCTGGCGAGCGAGTTCACCCAGCGGCCAATTGATGTCATCGGTTCCGGTCACGCCATTGGTCCCGCGACGCTGTTCGAGATGGCGGACCTGACCACCTTTGAGGCCTCGGTGGCCGCCGCGCAGCAGGCCTACCGAGAGGCCGGTATCGCCCCGCGCGATATCGATGTGGCCGAGGTGCACGATTGCTTCACCATCGCTGAGATTACGGCCATCGAAGACCTGGGATTCGTAGAGAAAGGGAAGGGGGGACCGGCCGTCGCCGATGGGCTCACGGCGCTTGACGGGAAGCTTCCGATCAATCCGAGCGGAGGCCTGCTGAGTAAGGGTCACCCGGTCGGCGCCACAGGTCTCGCCCAGATCTATGAGATCGTCGGGCAGTTGAGGGGTGAAGCGATCAACCAGGTAAAGGGCGCCCAAATCGGCCTGGCTCACAACCTTGGTGGGACCGGTGCGGTCAGTACGGTCCACATCCTGAAGCGGCGATGA
- a CDS encoding DUF1015 domain-containing protein: MAIIAPFRGLRYNPDLVKELSLVMAPPYDVISPEGQRTFHARHEQNVIRLILGEALEGDDAVRNQYSRAGDYFRRWQTEQVLVRDPAPAVYLYQQTFQLPGAGTLTRYGLIGLVRLEEFGSRTVFPHERTMGAAKADRLRLIQACHANLSSVFGIYPGRFLELDRLTAAAEESKPTIDLIDWDGIHHRVWTCQDRAAIKRLQAECASTPLFIADGHHRYETALTFRDLMREKEKGDPAQTQRRPYNYIMMTLVSAEDPGLVILPIHRLLRHLPGGSLDGYLAQLARQFTVERLPVPRDPAAAASALLSRLRQTKEGTHCFGLYGGEERAYLLTLADEQALEAKADEDKPPVYRQLDVTIVHALLIEGPWSRQGLCDLPEDALSYHHDAAEAIRLVQQGGWAAAILLNPTKIAEVQAVAEAGLRMPPKSTFFYPKLLTGLAIHPLMPDEVVEV; encoded by the coding sequence ATGGCTATAATCGCACCTTTCAGAGGATTACGGTACAATCCGGACCTCGTAAAAGAGCTGAGCCTGGTCATGGCTCCGCCCTATGACGTTATTTCACCGGAGGGGCAGCGAACCTTCCACGCCCGCCATGAGCAGAATGTGATTCGCCTGATCCTCGGCGAGGCGCTGGAGGGAGACGACGCGGTACGGAATCAATACAGTCGCGCGGGAGATTACTTCCGCCGATGGCAAACCGAACAGGTGCTGGTTCGTGACCCTGCGCCCGCCGTGTACCTCTACCAGCAGACCTTTCAGCTCCCTGGCGCCGGGACGCTCACGCGATACGGTCTGATCGGGCTGGTTCGTCTGGAGGAGTTCGGTAGTCGTACGGTCTTCCCTCATGAGCGAACAATGGGGGCAGCCAAGGCCGACCGACTTCGTCTGATACAGGCCTGTCACGCGAACTTGAGTTCTGTCTTCGGCATCTATCCCGGTCGCTTTCTTGAACTGGATCGGCTGACGGCTGCCGCCGAGGAGTCCAAGCCGACCATTGACCTCATCGATTGGGACGGCATCCACCATCGGGTCTGGACCTGTCAGGATCGTGCAGCGATCAAGAGACTTCAGGCGGAGTGTGCGTCAACGCCGCTCTTCATCGCGGATGGTCATCATCGGTATGAGACTGCGCTGACCTTCCGAGATCTCATGCGGGAGAAAGAGAAGGGTGACCCCGCCCAGACGCAGAGACGGCCTTACAACTACATCATGATGACGCTGGTCAGCGCCGAGGACCCCGGCCTGGTCATCCTTCCGATTCATCGGCTGCTCAGACACCTGCCGGGCGGTAGCCTGGATGGATATCTGGCCCAGCTTGCCCGGCAATTCACCGTCGAGAGGCTGCCTGTCCCCCGCGACCCTGCGGCCGCCGCCTCGGCCCTGCTCAGCCGGCTGCGACAGACCAAAGAGGGGACGCACTGTTTCGGCCTGTACGGTGGAGAGGAGCGTGCATACCTCCTGACGCTCGCCGATGAACAGGCCCTGGAGGCTAAGGCGGATGAGGACAAGCCACCCGTCTACAGGCAACTGGATGTCACCATCGTTCATGCGCTTCTGATCGAGGGGCCGTGGTCCCGGCAAGGGCTGTGCGATCTTCCGGAGGATGCGCTGAGTTATCACCATGATGCCGCAGAGGCCATCCGACTGGTCCAGCAAGGGGGGTGGGCAGCGGCCATTTTGCTCAATCCAACGAAAATCGCCGAGGTCCAGGCGGTGGCCGAGGCCGGCTTACGGATGCCGCCAAAGTCAACCTTCTTCTACCCCAAGCTCCTTACCGGCCTGGCGATCCATCCCCTCATGCCCGACGAGGTGGTCGAGGTATAG
- a CDS encoding Zn-ribbon domain-containing OB-fold protein, which translates to MRMASFEAFACDACKGLFARPQHSCRRCGAITILPVNLSGRGTLTSFTTIRVPPTVFLGQEPYDIAVIDLEEGLRVTARLTVPAGRAAEIGDPAVFEEVLPYGPVFRLI; encoded by the coding sequence ATGAGGATGGCCTCATTCGAGGCGTTTGCGTGCGACGCCTGCAAAGGCCTGTTTGCCAGGCCTCAACACTCCTGCCGGCGCTGTGGGGCGATAACCATCCTGCCAGTGAACCTGTCGGGTAGAGGCACGCTCACCTCCTTCACGACTATTCGAGTGCCGCCGACCGTCTTCCTGGGGCAGGAGCCGTACGACATCGCGGTCATCGATCTGGAAGAGGGGCTGCGGGTCACGGCTCGACTCACCGTCCCGGCTGGGAGAGCAGCGGAGATCGGCGATCCGGCGGTTTTTGAAGAGGTCCTCCCGTATGGGCCGGTCTTTCGGCTGATCTAA
- a CDS encoding M23 family metallopeptidase yields the protein MAKKFFTVLVLPDASSHIRRFHIAKPLLSALAVTSGFIFIAFLFLIYQAVGHTGHMLELRQLRTTSNEQANLLQKFEGLESQMVQLREFDVRLRTAAGLEVKDAESSIVGVGGADTLSSSALLVAAVAHQTSPANPSTGIRADNLGGEFDRLSREMNDRNKSFQGLIGSLETKRSLLASTPTIWPTKGWLTAGFGQRRSPFTGQRQMHEGVDIANTVGTSVIAPADGIVTYTGPLGGFGDVVSIDHGHKISTFYAHLQQHKVSQGQRVRRGDIIGLVGTTGRVTGPHLHYEIQVNEVSVDPTKYVIDQETVKYLGNGDSAE from the coding sequence ATGGCGAAGAAGTTTTTCACGGTCCTTGTCCTTCCCGATGCCAGCTCCCATATCCGAAGATTCCATATCGCTAAACCCCTCCTCAGCGCGCTTGCTGTTACCTCAGGCTTCATTTTTATCGCCTTTCTCTTCCTCATCTATCAGGCGGTGGGCCATACCGGCCACATGCTGGAGCTCCGCCAGCTTCGAACAACATCAAACGAGCAGGCCAACCTGCTGCAGAAATTTGAAGGTCTCGAGAGTCAAATGGTCCAGCTCCGGGAGTTCGACGTTCGTTTGCGGACGGCAGCCGGTCTGGAGGTGAAGGACGCGGAGAGTTCGATCGTTGGCGTGGGAGGGGCGGATACCTTGAGTTCGAGTGCCCTGCTGGTGGCGGCCGTCGCTCACCAGACCTCACCCGCTAACCCTTCAACGGGGATTAGGGCTGATAACCTGGGCGGAGAGTTCGACCGATTAAGCCGCGAGATGAACGATCGCAACAAGAGCTTTCAGGGTCTGATCGGGTCGCTCGAGACGAAGCGGAGCCTTCTGGCCTCTACCCCGACCATCTGGCCAACCAAAGGGTGGCTCACGGCCGGGTTCGGGCAGCGTCGCTCACCCTTTACCGGGCAGCGACAGATGCATGAAGGAGTCGATATCGCGAACACCGTTGGGACGTCGGTCATCGCCCCTGCCGATGGGATCGTCACGTATACGGGTCCGCTCGGCGGTTTCGGCGACGTGGTCTCAATCGATCACGGCCACAAGATCTCCACCTTCTATGCCCACCTGCAACAGCACAAGGTATCGCAGGGTCAGCGGGTGAGAAGGGGGGACATTATTGGCTTGGTGGGGACAACGGGCCGCGTGACCGGGCCCCACCTTCATTACGAGATCCAGGTGAACGAGGTGTCGGTTGATCCAACCAAGTATGTCATCGATCAGGAAACGGTGAAATATCTCGGGAACGGTGACTCGGCCGAGTAG